One genomic window of Actinoplanes lobatus includes the following:
- a CDS encoding NAD(P)/FAD-dependent oxidoreductase, whose amino-acid sequence MEKVAIVGASLSGLAAARALRRQSFSGEIILIGAERRHPYDRPPLSKDFLTGACTETDLALDGEDLGIDWRLGVTATRLDPRGRSVHLGDGTEIRADGVVIATGARARKLGRARTLRTLDDAIALREDLRRRPTVVIIGAGFIGAEVASSARSLGCDVTVVEALDTPLAGPLGPEMGAVCAGLHGDHGVRLRTGVPVRGLTGSDRVEAVELADGTRLPADVVVAGIGAVPDVEWLDGSGLAVAGGVVTDAYGATSLPTVVATGDCAVAAGVRNEHWSHAMDHPATAVATLLGGTPPPARQPWFWSDQYGVRIQFAGRREPGDAVRIVEGDPEQRDFLAVYERDGHPVAVLGMNRPKSFTRWRRQVRAVPQEA is encoded by the coding sequence GTGGAGAAAGTCGCGATCGTCGGGGCCTCCCTGTCCGGCCTCGCCGCCGCCCGCGCGCTGCGCCGACAGTCCTTCTCCGGCGAGATCATCCTCATCGGAGCCGAGCGCCGCCACCCCTATGACCGCCCGCCGCTGTCCAAGGACTTCCTGACCGGCGCCTGCACCGAGACCGACCTCGCCCTCGACGGCGAGGACCTCGGGATCGACTGGCGGCTGGGCGTCACGGCGACCCGGCTGGATCCGCGCGGGCGCAGCGTCCATCTCGGCGACGGCACGGAGATCCGGGCGGACGGCGTGGTCATCGCGACCGGGGCACGGGCCCGGAAGCTCGGCCGTGCCCGGACCCTGCGCACGCTGGACGACGCCATCGCCCTACGCGAGGACCTCCGGCGGCGCCCGACCGTGGTGATCATCGGCGCGGGCTTCATCGGCGCCGAGGTCGCCTCCAGCGCCCGGTCGCTCGGCTGCGATGTCACCGTCGTCGAGGCCCTGGACACCCCGCTGGCCGGGCCGCTCGGGCCGGAGATGGGCGCGGTCTGCGCGGGCCTGCACGGCGACCACGGGGTACGGCTGCGGACCGGCGTCCCGGTACGCGGGCTGACCGGTTCGGATCGGGTCGAGGCGGTCGAACTGGCCGACGGCACCCGGCTGCCGGCGGACGTCGTGGTGGCCGGGATCGGCGCGGTGCCCGATGTGGAGTGGCTGGACGGATCCGGGCTGGCCGTCGCGGGCGGGGTGGTGACCGACGCGTACGGCGCGACGAGCCTGCCCACCGTGGTGGCGACCGGCGACTGCGCGGTGGCCGCGGGCGTCCGCAACGAGCACTGGTCGCACGCCATGGACCATCCGGCGACCGCGGTGGCCACCCTGCTCGGCGGCACACCGCCACCGGCCCGGCAGCCCTGGTTCTGGTCCGACCAGTACGGCGTGCGCATCCAGTTCGCCGGGCGACGGGAGCCGGGCGACGCGGTCCGGATCGTCGAGGGCGACCCGGAGCAGCGCGACTTCCTGGCCGTCTACGAGCGCGACGGGCACCCGGTCGCGGTGCTCGGCATGAACCGGCCGAAGTCGTTCACCCGATGGCGGCGCCAGGTGCGCGCGGTACCTCAGGAGGCCTGA
- a CDS encoding IclR family transcriptional regulator: MSNPEPGPALVQSVDRALSILEILARRRSAGVTEIGRELGVHKSTAFRLLAVLESRGFVEQTQERGTYRLGLGVVRLAGAVAAQLDLSRQGHEVCDRLAADLGETVNIAILDGSRVVNITQSRGAASVTSYNWVGRQTPPHATSSGKVLLAFAPGTVRAAVLAEPLERFTPATVTGATRLTAELDAVRSAGWGSTSEEYEVGLNAVAAPIRGADGSVVAALSVSGPAYRLDRAAFPEVAKRVIAAADEVSGRMGFMP, encoded by the coding sequence ATGAGCAACCCCGAGCCGGGTCCCGCCCTCGTGCAGTCCGTGGACCGCGCCCTGAGCATCCTGGAGATCCTGGCGAGGCGGCGCAGCGCCGGGGTCACCGAGATCGGCCGGGAGCTCGGTGTGCACAAGTCCACCGCGTTCCGCCTGCTCGCGGTCCTGGAGAGCCGGGGCTTCGTGGAGCAGACCCAGGAGCGTGGCACCTACCGGCTCGGCCTCGGCGTGGTGCGTCTGGCCGGGGCGGTGGCCGCCCAGCTCGACCTGAGCCGGCAGGGCCACGAGGTGTGCGACCGGCTCGCCGCCGATCTGGGGGAGACCGTCAACATCGCCATCCTGGACGGCAGCCGCGTCGTCAACATCACCCAGAGCCGTGGCGCCGCCTCGGTGACCAGCTACAACTGGGTCGGCCGGCAGACGCCGCCGCACGCGACGTCCAGCGGCAAGGTGCTGCTGGCGTTCGCGCCCGGGACGGTCCGGGCCGCCGTCCTCGCCGAGCCGCTCGAACGGTTCACCCCCGCCACCGTCACCGGCGCGACCAGGCTGACCGCCGAACTCGACGCGGTCCGGTCGGCCGGATGGGGATCCACGAGCGAGGAGTACGAGGTGGGCCTCAACGCCGTGGCCGCGCCGATCCGGGGCGCCGACGGCTCGGTGGTCGCCGCCCTCAGCGTCTCCGGCCCGGCGTACCGGCTGGACCGGGCGGCGTTCCCGGAGGTCGCCAAGCGGGTGATCGCCGCGGCCGACGAGGTGAGCGGCCGAATGGGATTCATGCCTTGA